A region of Paralichthys olivaceus isolate ysfri-2021 chromosome 24, ASM2471397v2, whole genome shotgun sequence DNA encodes the following proteins:
- the LOC138407023 gene encoding golgin subfamily A member 6-like protein 22 isoform X2: MDILTCGTMQSEIKALKEKLKLNDELLIREQEKMTARSKAHIGVLAELAVQSNKVKALEEKLKENDELLMREKEKMTAHSKAHNGKLAELAVQSNKVKALEEDNVALKEKVALLKRDLSRVELVVTEMEERQAHSQKIDSMDKETQTSDLLQDENNALQEELMKLRASYHEVCLNQTTNQEKFYTELQEEKQEKNVLQAELMKLRDSYHEVCQNQTTNQEKFNTELQEKKVLQEELMKLKASYNVVCHCHEADVSSRELNGESKDDVTEEKSLSSVLPEKPKKTSLWKRIRHALGLRKPQCWK; encoded by the exons atggacatcctg acatgtggaacaatgcagtctgagattaaggctctgaaagagaagctcaaactgaatgatgagcttctgataagggagcaggagaaaatgacagctcgctctaaagcccacattggtgtcctggctgaactggctgtacagagcaacaaggtgaaggctctggaagagaagctcaaagagaacgatgagcttctgatgagggagaaggagaaaatgacagctcactctaaagcccacaatggcaaactggctgaactggctgtacagagcaacaag gtgaaggctctggaagaggacaatgtggctctgaaggagaaggtggcccttttgaaaagggatttgagcagggttgagcttgtggtgacagagatggaggaaaggcaagctcacagccaaaagattgactccatggacaaggagactcaaaccagcgatctgcttcaggatgagaataatgcgcttcaagaagagctgatgaagctcagagcttcttatcatgaggtctgtctgaatcagactaccaaccaggagaagttctacactgagctccaggaggagaagcaggaaaagaacgttctccaagcagagctgatgaagctcagagattcttatcatgaggtctgtcaaaatcagactaccaaccaggagaagttcaacactgagctccaggagaagaaggttctccaagaagagctgatgaagctcaaagcttcttacaatgtggtctgccactgtcatgaagctgatgtttccagtcgggagctcaatggagagagtaaggatgatgtcactgaggagaagtctctctccagtgttctccctgagaaaccaaagaagacttcactctggaagagaatccgccacgctctggggttgagaaaaccacagtgttggaagtag
- the LOC138407023 gene encoding golgin subfamily A member 6-like protein 25 isoform X1, whose protein sequence is MDILTCGTMQSEIKALKEKLKLNDELLIREQEKMTARSKAHIGVLAELAVQSNKVKALEEKLKENDELLMREKEKMTAHSKAHNGKLAELAVQSNKVKALEEKLKQNDELLMREKEKMTAHSKAHNGKLAELAVQSNKVKALEEKLKQKDELLIREKEKMTAHSKAHNGKLAELAVQSNKVKALEEDNVALKEKVALLKRDLSRVELVVTEMEERQAHSQKIDSMDKETQTSDLLQDENNALQEELMKLRASYHEVCLNQTTNQEKFYTELQEEKQEKNVLQAELMKLRDSYHEVCQNQTTNQEKFNTELQEKKVLQEELMKLKASYNVVCHCHEADVSSRELNGESKDDVTEEKSLSSVLPEKPKKTSLWKRIRHALGLRKPQCWK, encoded by the exons atggacatcctg acatgtggaacaatgcagtctgagattaaggctctgaaagagaagctcaaactgaatgatgagcttctgataagggagcaggagaaaatgacagctcgctctaaagcccacattggtgtcctggctgaactggctgtacagagcaacaaggtgaaggctctggaagagaagctcaaagagaacgatgagcttctgatgagggagaaggagaaaatgacagctcactctaaagcccacaatggcaaactggctgaactggctgtacagagcaacaag gtgaaggctctggaagagaagctcaaacagaacgatgagcttctgatgagggagaaggagaaaatgacagctcactctaaagcccacaatggtaaactggctgaactggctgtacagagcaacaaggtgaaggctctggaagagaagctcaaacagaaggatgagcttctgattagggagaaggagaaaatgacagctcactctaaagcccacaatggtaaactggctgaacttgctgtacagagcaacaag gtgaaggctctggaagaggacaatgtggctctgaaggagaaggtggcccttttgaaaagggatttgagcagggttgagcttgtggtgacagagatggaggaaaggcaagctcacagccaaaagattgactccatggacaaggagactcaaaccagcgatctgcttcaggatgagaataatgcgcttcaagaagagctgatgaagctcagagcttcttatcatgaggtctgtctgaatcagactaccaaccaggagaagttctacactgagctccaggaggagaagcaggaaaagaacgttctccaagcagagctgatgaagctcagagattcttatcatgaggtctgtcaaaatcagactaccaaccaggagaagttcaacactgagctccaggagaagaaggttctccaagaagagctgatgaagctcaaagcttcttacaatgtggtctgccactgtcatgaagctgatgtttccagtcgggagctcaatggagagagtaaggatgatgtcactgaggagaagtctctctccagtgttctccctgagaaaccaaagaagacttcactctggaagagaatccgccacgctctggggttgagaaaaccacagtgttggaagtag